The following proteins are co-located in the Candidatus Accumulibacter cognatus genome:
- the csm2 gene encoding type III-A CRISPR-associated protein Csm2 — translation MPINLAAIPPDAELFNTEAENVATRLDQAARHLNKPTQIRRFYDELVGWQERINGDDEKFRQYEAFIRMLNAKVAYAKGRQLVDEQFVSWFRDCLKTTTNAKALDHFRLHFEAVLGFLKALRA, via the coding sequence ATGCCCATCAATCTGGCTGCCATTCCACCCGACGCCGAACTGTTCAACACGGAAGCGGAGAACGTCGCCACCCGACTCGATCAGGCCGCCCGCCATCTCAACAAGCCGACACAGATTCGCCGCTTCTATGACGAACTCGTCGGCTGGCAGGAACGCATCAACGGCGATGACGAGAAATTCCGCCAGTACGAGGCCTTCATCCGCATGCTCAACGCCAAGGTGGCCTACGCCAAAGGGCGCCAACTGGTTGATGAGCAATTCGTCTCGTGGTTCCGTGACTGCCTCAAGACCACCACCAACGCCAAGGCACTCGACCACTTCCGCCTCCACTTCGAAGCCGTCCTCGGTTTCCTCAAGGCGCTACGCGCCTGA
- the csm5 gene encoding type III-A CRISPR-associated RAMP protein Csm5, with the protein MTTLALSTLSPVHIGCGEVYEPSGFVIHEDLLHVLDPADLAESLSDSERKRLAAMADQRDPIGAIQRFFRDGAARFAELATQQVAVAGELAREYATKAGRPTQRDPGGEATYNSFQFARTAFRPFDGTPYLPGSSLKGSIRTAWLHHLNADSPLTPAEEKDKKGAARSLEQRLLGYTAGKFENDPFRHLALADAHPEEDSTPPPTRVLYAISKKKRPPRDDERPSPELKVFLETIPEALPASFLGELRFGPGATIRWEALCDACNGFYRPQLEAELQHPVLGALLDRDWARLISRLLGEELGELIQARQGFLLRVGHHSGAESVTLGGLRSIKILGPRVNGRQTFDFRPNTTEKRYASLTRAGDSGLLPFGWIWVDACDDRHRHLSDAVQQQLGARSRLLREAHQDRLLRLREEQAQRAEAAANLAREKQARAAAECAEAAAEQERQRGLASMTANQRRIEAFKSDFAARAEQLRGKLVNANGEDHAKAKALAGDAAAWPQAERQAAADAIEHWLPKVVRVDLKDERKKLKLSVLRAS; encoded by the coding sequence GTGACCACGCTGGCCCTCTCGACCCTCTCGCCGGTTCACATCGGCTGCGGCGAAGTCTATGAGCCGAGCGGCTTCGTCATTCACGAGGACCTGCTGCACGTCCTCGACCCGGCCGACCTTGCCGAATCGCTGAGCGACAGCGAGCGCAAGCGCCTCGCCGCGATGGCCGACCAACGCGACCCGATCGGCGCCATCCAGCGTTTCTTTCGCGATGGCGCCGCGCGCTTTGCCGAACTCGCCACGCAGCAGGTGGCCGTCGCCGGGGAGCTCGCTCGCGAATACGCCACAAAGGCCGGCCGGCCGACGCAGCGCGACCCCGGCGGCGAAGCCACCTACAACAGCTTTCAGTTCGCCCGTACCGCCTTCCGGCCTTTCGACGGCACCCCGTATCTGCCCGGCAGCTCGCTCAAGGGCAGCATCCGCACCGCCTGGCTGCACCATCTGAACGCCGATTCACCACTCACTCCGGCCGAGGAGAAGGACAAAAAAGGCGCCGCGCGCAGCCTCGAACAGCGTCTGCTCGGCTACACCGCCGGCAAGTTCGAAAACGATCCTTTCCGACACCTGGCGCTCGCCGACGCGCACCCCGAGGAAGACAGCACGCCGCCACCGACGCGCGTGCTCTACGCGATCAGCAAGAAGAAGCGCCCGCCACGCGACGACGAACGGCCATCGCCGGAACTCAAGGTGTTCCTCGAAACGATCCCGGAAGCGCTGCCGGCGTCCTTCCTCGGCGAGCTGCGCTTCGGCCCCGGCGCGACGATTCGCTGGGAAGCCCTCTGCGACGCCTGCAACGGCTTCTACCGCCCGCAGCTCGAAGCCGAACTGCAGCACCCGGTGCTCGGCGCGCTGCTCGACCGTGACTGGGCGCGGTTGATCTCCCGCCTTCTCGGCGAAGAACTTGGCGAACTGATCCAGGCACGGCAGGGTTTCCTGCTGCGCGTCGGCCACCATTCGGGCGCTGAATCGGTGACCCTCGGCGGCCTGCGCAGCATCAAAATCCTCGGCCCGCGCGTCAACGGCAGGCAAACTTTCGACTTTCGCCCCAATACCACCGAAAAGCGCTACGCCAGCCTCACCCGAGCCGGCGACAGCGGGCTGCTGCCTTTCGGCTGGATCTGGGTCGACGCCTGCGACGACCGTCACCGCCACCTCTCGGACGCCGTGCAACAGCAACTCGGGGCGCGCAGCAGACTCCTGCGCGAAGCACATCAGGATCGCCTGCTTCGCCTCCGGGAAGAACAGGCGCAGCGCGCCGAAGCCGCGGCCAACCTCGCCCGCGAGAAGCAGGCCAGAGCCGCGGCCGAGTGTGCCGAAGCCGCGGCCGAGCAGGAAAGGCAGCGCGGTCTTGCCTCGATGACCGCAAACCAGCGCCGTATCGAGGCGTTCAAGAGCGACTTCGCCGCCCGCGCCGAGCAGTTGCGCGGCAAACTGGTAAACGCCAATGGCGAGGACCACGCCAAGGCGAAGGCGCTCGCCGGCGACGCCGCCGCCTGGCCGCAGGCCGAGCGACAGGCCGCCGCCGACGCCATCGAGCATTGGCTGCCAAAGGTCGTCAGGGTCGACCTCAAGGATGAGCGCAAGAAGCTCAAGCTCTCGGTGCTGCGTGCCTCATGA
- a CDS encoding iron-containing alcohol dehydrogenase: MSDAFPALPAIPGFAIARLPRIEFGSGALARLPDISAGYGHNLLLVTGLRSLDESGAGKRLFAQLAQRGLSWEQVRVSGEPSPEWIDATVAAWRKRPFDCVVGIGGGSALDAAKAIAGLLLPGNSVMEHLEGVGPERPYQGPAIPLIAVPSTAGTGSEATKNAVLSVPGRFKKSFRDDRLVAEWAIVDPDLLATCPPELIAADGLDAFTQLLESFVSTRANPLTDALARSGIMAARAALPALHRQQSAAARAQMAYASLLSGICLAQTGLGSVHGLASPLGAFFPIPHGVVCGTLVASATAGNIAALEARAPDHPALPKYAEVGRRFAMQKGLNGPDARCFLVDTLRCWEQELALPRLSAYGIGQADLPRIVAASRGSSMKTNPIELSDAELTGILATRL, translated from the coding sequence ATGAGCGACGCCTTCCCGGCTCTCCCGGCGATCCCGGGCTTCGCGATCGCCCGCCTGCCACGCATCGAATTCGGCAGCGGCGCCCTGGCCCGCTTGCCGGACATCTCCGCCGGCTACGGCCACAATCTTCTGCTCGTCACCGGCCTGCGCTCCCTGGATGAATCCGGCGCGGGCAAAAGGCTGTTCGCGCAACTTGCGCAGCGCGGGCTGTCCTGGGAACAGGTGCGGGTATCCGGCGAACCGTCGCCGGAGTGGATCGACGCAACCGTCGCCGCCTGGCGGAAAAGACCCTTCGACTGCGTTGTCGGTATCGGCGGCGGCAGCGCGCTCGATGCGGCGAAAGCGATCGCCGGACTGCTGCTGCCCGGCAATTCGGTGATGGAGCATCTCGAAGGTGTCGGCCCGGAACGACCCTACCAGGGACCGGCGATTCCCTTGATCGCCGTGCCGAGCACCGCCGGTACCGGCTCGGAGGCCACGAAAAATGCCGTGTTGAGCGTGCCCGGCCGTTTCAAGAAATCCTTCCGCGACGACCGGCTGGTCGCCGAATGGGCGATCGTCGATCCGGATCTGCTGGCCACCTGCCCGCCGGAACTGATCGCTGCCGACGGCCTCGACGCCTTCACGCAGCTCCTCGAATCCTTTGTGTCGACACGCGCCAACCCGCTGACCGATGCGCTGGCCCGCTCGGGAATCATGGCCGCACGCGCGGCGCTGCCCGCGCTGCATCGGCAGCAGTCCGCCGCGGCGCGCGCGCAAATGGCTTACGCCTCGCTGCTCTCGGGGATCTGCCTGGCACAGACCGGGCTCGGTTCGGTACATGGCCTGGCCTCCCCGCTCGGCGCCTTCTTCCCGATTCCGCACGGAGTCGTCTGCGGCACGCTGGTGGCCAGCGCGACCGCCGGCAACATTGCCGCCCTGGAAGCCCGCGCACCGGACCACCCGGCGCTGCCGAAGTATGCCGAGGTCGGCCGTCGCTTCGCGATGCAGAAGGGTCTCAACGGCCCCGACGCCCGCTGCTTTCTGGTCGACACGCTGCGCTGCTGGGAGCAGGAACTGGCGCTGCCCCGCCTGTCGGCCTACGGCATCGGCCAAGCCGATCTGCCGCGCATCGTCGCCGCCAGCCGCGGCTCGAGCATGAAGACCAATCCGATCGAGCTCAGCGATGCCGAGCTGACCGGGATTCTCGCCACGCGGCTCTGA
- a CDS encoding peroxidase-related enzyme (This protein belongs to a clade of uncharacterized proteins related to peroxidases such as the alkylhydroperoxidase AhpD.): MNPPISRFPVPELDQLPEDMRQRILEVQEKSGFIPNVFLTLAHRPDEFRAFFAYHDALMEKPSGLSKAEREMIVVATSGANQCQYCVVAHGAILRLRARNPLIADQVAVNYRKSDLTARQRAMLDFAMKTALRSAEIGEADFAVLREQGFSDDDIWDIGAIAAFFAMSNRLANLSSMRPNDEFFLLGRLPKS, translated from the coding sequence ATGAACCCGCCGATCAGTCGTTTCCCCGTTCCCGAACTCGATCAACTGCCGGAGGACATGCGTCAACGCATCCTCGAGGTGCAGGAAAAATCCGGTTTCATCCCCAATGTCTTCCTCACCCTGGCGCACCGCCCCGACGAGTTCCGGGCCTTCTTCGCCTACCATGATGCGCTGATGGAGAAGCCGAGCGGTCTGAGCAAGGCCGAGCGCGAAATGATCGTCGTCGCCACCAGCGGCGCCAACCAATGTCAGTATTGCGTCGTCGCGCACGGTGCGATCCTGCGCCTGCGCGCCAGGAATCCGCTGATCGCCGACCAGGTCGCGGTCAACTACCGCAAGTCGGACCTGACGGCGCGGCAGCGCGCGATGCTTGATTTTGCGATGAAGACCGCGCTGCGTTCAGCCGAGATCGGCGAAGCCGATTTTGCCGTGCTGCGCGAGCAGGGCTTCTCGGATGACGACATCTGGGACATCGGCGCGATCGCCGCATTTTTCGCGATGTCGAACCGGCTGGCGAATCTGAGTTCGATGCGGCCGAACGACGAATTCTTCCTGCTCGGCCGTCTGCCGAAATCCTAG
- a CDS encoding dienelactone hydrolase family protein, producing the protein MRDYSDFDSLLPAVPFNRRQFMVSAIGAGFALAVQPVVAQTVITTDSVGLSTGEIKVTTGDGEMPAYRAQPASGGNWPIILVVQEIFGVHEYIKDVCRRLAKLGYLALAPELYARQGDPRQYSNIEELLGKVVSKVPDAQVLADLDACVAWAVAHGGNAARLGITGFCWGGRITWLYAAHNPRLKAGVAWYGRIVGVPSELNPRHPLDIAGKLYAPVLGLYGGLDQGIPLDSVEKMRKALAESADPASKASTIHVYDQAPHAFHADYRPSYRKTEADDGWRRLQAWFRQHGV; encoded by the coding sequence ATGCGTGACTACAGCGATTTCGACAGTCTGCTTCCTGCCGTTCCCTTCAACCGCCGGCAGTTCATGGTCAGCGCCATCGGTGCCGGTTTCGCACTGGCGGTACAGCCGGTCGTTGCACAGACGGTGATCACGACCGACAGCGTCGGCCTCAGCACCGGCGAGATCAAGGTGACGACCGGCGATGGCGAAATGCCGGCGTATCGCGCACAGCCCGCGAGCGGCGGCAACTGGCCGATCATCCTGGTGGTGCAGGAGATTTTCGGCGTCCATGAGTACATCAAGGACGTCTGCCGCCGCCTGGCGAAGCTCGGCTACCTCGCCCTCGCCCCCGAACTCTACGCACGCCAGGGCGACCCGCGCCAGTACAGCAACATCGAGGAATTGCTCGGCAAGGTGGTCAGCAAGGTGCCCGATGCGCAGGTGCTGGCCGACCTCGACGCCTGCGTGGCCTGGGCCGTGGCGCATGGCGGCAATGCTGCCCGCCTCGGCATCACCGGTTTCTGCTGGGGCGGCCGCATCACCTGGCTGTACGCGGCGCACAATCCGCGGCTCAAGGCCGGTGTCGCCTGGTATGGCCGGATCGTCGGCGTGCCCAGCGAACTCAACCCGCGGCACCCGCTCGACATCGCCGGCAAGCTGTACGCGCCGGTGCTGGGGCTCTATGGCGGACTCGACCAGGGCATCCCGCTCGACAGCGTCGAGAAGATGCGCAAGGCCCTTGCCGAATCGGCCGATCCGGCCAGCAAGGCCTCGACGATCCATGTCTATGACCAGGCGCCGCACGCTTTCCACGCCGATTACCGGCCGAGTTACCGCAAGACCGAGGCCGACGACGGCTGGCGTCGCCTGCAGGCCTGGTTCAGGCAGCACGGCGTATGA
- the cas10 gene encoding type III-A CRISPR-associated protein Cas10/Csm1, whose translation MNLLEPSTRVALAAFMHDVGKLAERAGIEHHGRLDAHKTLYCPWHQEGSNPRAGWHSHIHAAYTGLAWDALEETGHFPDLRRDCRPFSTAAEGNATDSAVNAASAHHRPDTFLQWIVATADRVASGFERDEFDVKYNHSKERENHYRARLLTLFEQIGQASIEEGKLEWRYPLQALSPASIFPQATAACTPHDNASARAEYLALWEALLSGIRKIPKAHLGLLPLWLDHFDSLWLTMTHAIPSATAFGVKPEVSLYDHSKATAALATALWRWHHEQGSKDARAVREGWSEAKILLVLGDFFGIQDFIFAEGGATQKHAHKLLRGRSFQVSLLAECAALKLLEALQLPSTSQIINAAGKFLIVAPNTADAHAAIARCRRELNDWCLKHTYGEIGVGLASTPASCNDFTADRFGGLTKRLFAALDTAKHQRFDLCTADATSTFDDFLDRFDNTLGVCEINGRHPADPVSSANRGYALSLLADDQIRIGEQLTRQARLLVARVAESLPVLGLDYLGLDYFGYRLAIVPCAEESGKYGELARNGTLLRVWDFDAAEADGTLWRGYARRFVNSYVPRFDAGDAQTAGKYGRWEVEAEPQSAAIKTLNLIACEDRQATGGDRWQGEIALVTIKGDIDNLGEIFQKGLEKPTFAKMASLSRQVNAFFALWLPWFCEHGRDEYGIARYRNTYTVFAGGDDFFLIGPWDSTLVLATTLRERFAAYVANPQITFSAGLSMNPPKTPIRQLARNAEEALAAAKNRPGKNAVTLWQRSVSWTEWQTLMEQRRAALEALMARAGGHGASFSSGLIYALLQLSDRAESTLPKDAIWRSQLHYRLARFFRDRVKGDETARNRREQLLADAIREIGGALGTYKGAYRLPLSVLLYRQRE comes from the coding sequence ATGAACCTCCTCGAACCGTCTACCCGCGTCGCGCTGGCCGCCTTCATGCACGACGTCGGCAAACTCGCCGAACGCGCCGGAATCGAGCATCACGGCCGGCTCGACGCCCACAAGACGCTGTACTGCCCCTGGCACCAGGAAGGCAGCAACCCACGTGCCGGCTGGCACAGCCACATCCACGCCGCGTATACCGGCCTGGCCTGGGATGCTCTCGAAGAAACCGGTCACTTCCCCGACCTGCGCCGCGACTGTCGGCCTTTTTCGACGGCGGCCGAGGGCAACGCCACCGACTCGGCGGTCAACGCCGCCAGCGCGCACCACCGGCCCGACACTTTCCTGCAATGGATCGTGGCTACCGCGGATCGCGTCGCTTCCGGCTTCGAACGCGACGAGTTCGACGTCAAGTACAACCACAGCAAGGAGCGCGAGAACCATTATCGTGCCCGCCTGCTGACGCTCTTCGAACAGATCGGCCAGGCCAGCATCGAGGAAGGCAAGCTCGAATGGCGCTACCCGCTGCAAGCGCTTTCGCCGGCCAGCATCTTCCCGCAAGCCACCGCCGCGTGCACACCGCACGACAACGCCAGTGCCCGCGCCGAGTACCTCGCCTTGTGGGAAGCGCTGCTCAGCGGCATCCGGAAAATCCCGAAGGCGCATCTGGGTTTGCTACCGCTTTGGCTGGACCATTTCGACAGTCTGTGGCTGACCATGACGCACGCCATCCCGTCGGCCACCGCTTTCGGCGTCAAGCCCGAGGTCTCGCTCTACGATCACAGCAAGGCCACCGCCGCCCTGGCCACGGCACTCTGGCGCTGGCATCACGAGCAGGGAAGCAAAGACGCGCGCGCTGTTCGCGAGGGCTGGAGCGAAGCAAAGATCCTGCTCGTCCTGGGCGACTTCTTCGGCATCCAGGACTTCATCTTCGCCGAAGGCGGCGCAACGCAGAAGCACGCGCACAAACTGCTGCGCGGCCGCTCGTTCCAGGTCTCGCTGCTCGCCGAATGCGCAGCCCTCAAGCTGCTCGAAGCACTGCAATTGCCGTCAACGTCGCAGATCATCAACGCCGCCGGCAAGTTCCTGATCGTCGCCCCGAACACCGCCGACGCGCATGCCGCCATTGCGCGCTGCCGCCGGGAACTCAACGACTGGTGCCTGAAGCACACCTACGGCGAGATCGGCGTCGGCCTCGCCAGCACGCCGGCCTCATGCAACGACTTTACCGCTGACCGTTTCGGTGGACTCACCAAACGCCTGTTCGCCGCGCTCGACACCGCCAAGCATCAGCGTTTTGACCTCTGCACCGCCGACGCGACCAGCACCTTCGACGATTTTCTCGACCGCTTCGACAACACGCTCGGTGTCTGCGAGATCAACGGCCGCCACCCGGCCGACCCCGTGTCTTCGGCGAATCGCGGCTATGCGCTATCGCTGCTCGCCGACGACCAGATCCGCATCGGCGAACAACTGACCCGGCAAGCCCGCCTGCTCGTCGCCCGCGTGGCCGAATCGCTACCGGTGCTCGGCCTCGACTATCTCGGCCTCGACTATTTCGGCTACCGTCTGGCGATCGTCCCCTGCGCCGAGGAATCCGGCAAGTACGGCGAACTGGCCCGCAACGGTACGCTGCTGCGCGTCTGGGACTTCGACGCCGCCGAAGCCGACGGCACGCTCTGGCGTGGCTACGCGCGGCGCTTCGTCAATAGCTACGTGCCGCGCTTCGACGCCGGCGACGCGCAGACCGCCGGCAAATACGGCCGCTGGGAAGTCGAGGCGGAGCCGCAAAGCGCGGCGATCAAGACGCTGAACCTGATCGCCTGCGAAGACCGCCAGGCAACCGGCGGCGACCGCTGGCAAGGCGAAATCGCGCTGGTGACGATCAAGGGCGACATAGACAATCTCGGCGAGATCTTCCAGAAAGGCCTTGAAAAACCGACCTTCGCCAAGATGGCCTCGCTGTCGCGCCAGGTCAATGCCTTCTTCGCACTCTGGCTACCGTGGTTCTGCGAACACGGTCGTGACGAATACGGTATCGCCCGCTACCGCAACACCTATACCGTCTTCGCCGGCGGCGACGACTTCTTTCTGATCGGCCCCTGGGATTCGACGCTCGTACTGGCCACAACGCTACGCGAGAGATTTGCGGCCTATGTCGCCAACCCACAGATCACCTTCTCGGCGGGTCTCTCGATGAATCCCCCGAAAACTCCGATCCGCCAGCTCGCTCGCAACGCCGAAGAGGCCCTGGCAGCAGCCAAAAACCGTCCTGGCAAGAACGCCGTCACGCTCTGGCAGCGCAGCGTCTCGTGGACCGAGTGGCAAACCCTGATGGAACAGCGCCGGGCCGCGCTCGAAGCGCTCATGGCACGCGCCGGCGGCCACGGCGCAAGCTTTTCCAGCGGCCTCATCTACGCCCTGCTGCAGCTCTCCGACCGTGCCGAAAGCACCCTCCCGAAAGACGCCATCTGGCGCTCGCAGCTCCATTACCGGCTGGCGCGCTTCTTCCGCGACCGTGTCAAGGGCGATGAAACCGCGCGCAATCGACGCGAGCAGTTGCTGGCCGACGCCATTCGCGAAATCGGCGGCGCGCTCGGCACCTACAAGGGTGCTTACCGCCTGCCGCTATCGGTCCTGCTCTACCGTCAGCGCGAGTGA
- the csm3 gene encoding type III-A CRISPR-associated RAMP protein Csm3, whose translation MQLTRIKQLTATLTLKTGLHIGAGDTEMRIGGTDNPVVKNPLDGQPYIPGSSLKGKIRSLLEWQLGLVGISNGHPFSFQHLATHDNREARDLLRLFGGAPGGEVDRLVNEIGPTRIAFWDCLLNAEWLAKAHARNLLSTEAKSENSINRIAGVAENPRFTERVIAGAEFDFRLSLKVIDDEDLLPLLLRGLKLLTADSLGGSGSRGYGKVALSGLALDGTPIQTTFDALPLFPTGA comes from the coding sequence ATGCAACTCACCCGGATCAAGCAGCTCACCGCCACACTGACCCTCAAGACCGGCCTGCACATCGGCGCCGGCGATACCGAAATGCGTATCGGCGGCACCGACAACCCGGTCGTCAAGAATCCGCTCGACGGCCAGCCGTACATCCCCGGATCATCGCTCAAAGGCAAGATCCGCTCGCTGCTCGAATGGCAGCTCGGCCTGGTCGGCATCAGCAACGGCCATCCCTTCTCGTTCCAGCACCTCGCCACACACGACAACCGGGAAGCACGCGATCTGCTGCGCCTGTTCGGCGGCGCGCCTGGCGGCGAGGTCGACCGACTGGTCAATGAAATCGGACCGACCCGCATCGCCTTCTGGGACTGCCTGCTCAATGCCGAGTGGCTGGCCAAGGCCCACGCGCGCAACCTGCTCAGCACCGAGGCCAAGAGCGAAAATTCGATCAACCGCATCGCCGGCGTCGCTGAAAACCCGCGCTTCACCGAGCGCGTCATCGCCGGTGCCGAGTTCGATTTCCGGCTGTCGCTGAAGGTCATCGACGACGAGGATCTGCTGCCGCTGCTGCTGCGCGGCCTGAAGCTGCTCACCGCCGACAGTCTCGGCGGTTCCGGTTCGCGCGGTTACGGCAAGGTGGCCCTGAGCGGGCTGGCACTCGACGGGACCCCGATCCAGACCACTTTCGATGCCCTCCCCCTTTTCCCGACGGGCGCCTGA
- a CDS encoding TIGR02584 family CRISPR-associated protein, with the protein MPNARENPHEYPRRILIAVTGLSPQIVTETLYALAVAPTASPFIPTEIHLISTRSGAEKARLALLSEEPGWFHRLSRDYALPPIHFSADTIHVLEDVNGKPLEDIRSPEDNRRAADGITGIIREFTADPDCALHVSIAGGRKTMGFFLGYALSLYGRPQDKLSHVLVSEPFEASLGFYYPTPASHVLEMPGGRLVDSAQAQITLAELPFVSLRHGLPEALLTGRASYNETVEAARHALAPAELQIDLEARRVRAAGKIFALPPAELALLSVFARRALRGEAPLPAPAKELADADWKKRYLVELRWIAGPMKDLDETERALRKGMDGEYFSAHLSKLKKILRRELGPAAEPYLISDGGSRPRRYSLGLRPSAVSYDTFQAPQQIGATISNILPGA; encoded by the coding sequence ATGCCCAACGCCCGGGAAAACCCCCACGAATATCCTCGCCGCATCCTGATCGCCGTCACCGGCCTGTCGCCGCAGATCGTTACCGAGACCCTTTACGCCCTGGCCGTTGCGCCCACAGCGAGTCCGTTCATTCCCACCGAAATCCATCTGATCAGCACGCGCAGCGGCGCCGAAAAAGCCCGCCTGGCGTTGCTCTCGGAGGAACCGGGCTGGTTCCACCGTCTCAGCCGCGACTACGCGCTGCCGCCGATCCATTTCAGCGCCGACACCATCCACGTCCTCGAGGACGTCAACGGCAAGCCGCTCGAAGACATCCGTTCGCCGGAAGACAACCGCCGCGCCGCCGACGGCATCACCGGCATCATCCGCGAGTTCACCGCCGACCCGGATTGTGCGCTCCATGTCTCGATCGCCGGCGGCCGCAAGACGATGGGCTTCTTCCTCGGCTATGCGCTGTCGCTCTACGGCCGCCCGCAGGACAAGCTGTCGCATGTCCTGGTTTCCGAGCCCTTCGAGGCCAGCCTCGGCTTCTACTACCCGACGCCGGCCAGCCACGTTCTCGAAATGCCCGGCGGCCGACTCGTCGATAGCGCACAAGCGCAGATCACGCTCGCCGAACTGCCCTTCGTCAGCCTGCGTCACGGCCTTCCCGAAGCGCTGCTCACCGGTCGCGCGAGCTACAACGAAACCGTCGAAGCGGCGCGCCACGCTCTGGCGCCGGCAGAACTGCAGATCGACCTCGAAGCGCGCCGCGTGCGTGCTGCCGGCAAGATCTTCGCGCTGCCGCCGGCCGAACTCGCGTTGCTCAGCGTCTTCGCCCGGCGCGCGCTGCGCGGCGAAGCGCCGTTGCCGGCGCCGGCCAAGGAACTTGCCGATGCCGACTGGAAGAAGCGCTATCTCGTCGAACTGCGCTGGATCGCCGGGCCAATGAAGGATCTCGACGAAACCGAGCGTGCCCTGCGCAAAGGCATGGATGGCGAGTATTTCTCGGCGCACCTCTCGAAGCTCAAGAAGATTCTCAGGCGCGAACTCGGCCCGGCGGCCGAGCCCTACCTGATCAGCGACGGCGGCAGCCGGCCGCGCCGCTACAGCCTCGGCCTGCGGCCAAGTGCGGTCAGTTACGACACCTTCCAGGCGCCACAGCAGATCGGTGCCACCATCAGCAACATTCTTCCCGGAGCATGA
- a CDS encoding TIGR02221 family CRISPR-associated protein, which translates to MNTLISFLGKGKADPQTGYRTATYRFEAGFSRRVAFFGMALTEYLKPDRLVLVGTAGSMWDVFFPPGGDDDATLQLMAAVEAGEVTRDMLELPRRKLEQQLGIPVDCLLIPYARDAAEQAEILHLLASIVQPGESLFLDVTHGFRHLPMLALVAARYLSRVVGVKVEQLYYGALEMTTPDGETPVLTLGGLLQMLDWVDALATYDKDGDYGVFAPLLAADGMDEGQTRLLTRAAYFERTSNPVRARETLNSAFSAVEAHVGALGSLFRDTLTKRISWFRRGKRDDWELSLADAYRERGDYLRAATFMYEAFVTRACNQCSDDPTDFELRKKNYASARAQQPEVAKLEYLRNSLAHGVRPRAEQEARTLDDEGRLHTTLKALRNKLFKP; encoded by the coding sequence ATCAACACTCTCATCAGCTTTCTCGGCAAGGGCAAAGCAGACCCGCAGACCGGCTACCGCACCGCGACCTACCGCTTCGAAGCCGGCTTCTCCCGCCGTGTCGCTTTCTTCGGCATGGCCCTGACCGAATACCTGAAGCCCGATCGCCTCGTTCTCGTCGGCACCGCCGGCAGCATGTGGGATGTCTTCTTCCCACCCGGAGGCGACGACGATGCCACACTGCAGCTGATGGCCGCCGTCGAGGCCGGCGAGGTCACGCGTGACATGCTCGAACTGCCACGCCGAAAACTCGAGCAGCAGCTCGGCATACCCGTCGATTGTCTGCTCATCCCCTACGCCCGCGACGCCGCCGAGCAGGCCGAGATCCTCCACCTGCTCGCCAGCATCGTGCAGCCCGGAGAGAGCCTTTTCCTCGACGTCACACACGGTTTTCGTCACCTGCCGATGCTCGCACTGGTGGCTGCGCGCTACCTTTCCCGCGTCGTCGGCGTCAAGGTCGAGCAACTCTATTACGGTGCCCTCGAAATGACGACGCCCGATGGCGAGACGCCGGTGCTCACGCTCGGCGGCCTGCTGCAGATGCTCGACTGGGTCGACGCGCTCGCCACTTACGACAAGGACGGAGACTATGGCGTTTTCGCACCGCTGCTCGCGGCAGACGGGATGGATGAAGGGCAAACCCGCCTGCTGACACGTGCTGCCTACTTCGAGAGAACGAGCAATCCCGTGCGTGCGCGCGAAACGCTGAACAGTGCCTTTTCTGCGGTTGAAGCCCATGTCGGGGCGCTCGGCAGCCTGTTCAGGGACACGCTGACGAAACGCATCAGCTGGTTTCGCCGCGGCAAGCGCGACGACTGGGAACTGTCGCTCGCCGACGCCTACCGCGAACGCGGCGATTACCTGCGCGCCGCCACCTTCATGTACGAAGCTTTCGTCACGCGTGCTTGCAACCAGTGCAGTGACGACCCCACCGACTTCGAACTGCGCAAGAAAAATTACGCCAGTGCGCGCGCGCAGCAGCCCGAGGTCGCCAAGCTGGAATACCTGCGCAATTCTCTCGCGCATGGCGTCCGACCGCGTGCCGAGCAGGAAGCCCGTACCCTCGACGACGAAGGCCGCCTGCACACCACGCTCAAGGCGCTGCGCAACAAACTCTTCAAGCCGTAA